The genomic segment GTACGACGATTAAATGCCTTAGCAGACATTCTTTTTATTTTGACCTCCGCGAGCTCGCCGCTCTCCGCATCGATCGATGCCCCTGCGACCACAGGTTCCTCTCGGTATTCCAATGGATCCGCGGGCCGATTCGTCACCGGTCGTGCGTAAAAATCCCCCAGCAATTGCAAATTTCCTGCTAGCGGGCGCCCCTCGTCGTGTACTTGGATCGCAAACCGAAGCTTGTGATTGATCAGCCAGGCCGTTTTATATGTAACTTGAATTAGTTCCGCCAGCAATACAGCCGAGATGCCGGAATGCATTAAATGCATGGCGTGGAACCACTTTACGAGCGGTGTGCGGGTGCCTTGCAAAATCGTGCCGGAGGTAAGCGAGGTCTGATGGGAACATGAGCTGCACTCGAAGAGCCTGCGGCCGCGAGAAACGATCCGATAAAAGTCGAATCCCCCGCATCGCGGACAACGGAAACCGTCAGGCCATTTTGCACGAAAAAGGGCGATCTCGCAATCTTCCTCGCTAAAAGACGGTGTATGTTCGCACAAATTTTTCGAAGCGCTCATCCGCATTCCTCCAAACAAATGGGATCACATGTTCTCATTATAACATTTTATTTCCATTTCTCGCAAGGAAATTCGTACCCCTGTCTGAACGGGATAAGCTTGATCGGTCTGTGGGCCGTTAAATGAATTGCATTTCGTCATTTAACCCCCTGCAATCGCGTTCCTTGTGCAATTGCGTTTCCTGTGCAATCGCGTTCCCTGTGCAAAGGGGATATCGTTGTAATGTGAAAAAGGAGGAACGTGGGGTAAGCGGGGGTAGCTGAGGGCAAGGAGTTCGGGCGTAAATTCCTCGTTCATCCGGATTCCTGTGCGAAGGGGATATTGTTGTAATGTGAGAAAGGAGCAGGCTCATTTGGGGGCTTGTCTTGGCGAAACAGGTTCAAACGTGGTACGTCACGAAAATAATAAAAAGCCCGCTTCCGCGGGCTAAGGTTTTAACAAGGGTTACTCTTCAGTATCGACATTGTGATACACCTGTTGAACGTCTTCGAGGTCTTCGATCGCATCAAGCATCTTCTCGAATTGGGCCTGGGCGTCGTCGGCAAGCGTCACGTAATTCTGGGGGATCATGGACAGCTCGGCGACGGCGAACTCGGAGATGCCCGCATGCTTGAACGCTTCTTGGACGGCATGGAATTGCTCCGGATCGGCGTATACGATAACGGTGTCGTCTTCTTCAACGACGTCGCGGACGTCTACATCCGCTTCGAGCATCAGATCGATCACTTCGTCGGCCGTCTTGCCGTTGACGCCGATAACAGCGGATGCGTCGAACATGTATGCGACGGAGCCGTTTACGCCCATGTTGCCTCCGTTCTTGCTAAAAGCCGCTCGGACGGCGGAGGCCGTACGGTTCACGTTATTTGTAAGAGCGTCGACGATCACCATCGAGCCGCTAGGCCCGAAGCCTTCGTATCTCAGTTCGGAGTAGCTCTCCTCGGAAGACCCCTTCGCCTTGTCTAGGGCTCTGTCGATAATGGCTCTCGGCACGTTGTATGTCTTAGCCCTTTCAAGAACGACCTTGAGCGCGCGATTCGCTTCCGGATCCGGCTCGCCTTTTTTGGCTGCTACGTAAATCTCGACGCCGAACTTGGCATACACGCGACTTGTATTGGCATCTTTGGAGGCTTTCTTCTCCTTAATATTGTTCCATTTGCGTCCCATTCTTCTACCTGCCTTATATCGATATAAAAGCCCGTTAGGCAATATTTTGATAGTACGATATGCGAATGTCAAGCTTCGACACGCGGTTTATCCTTTGCAACCCGGCGCCTTTTATACGCAAGCGGGCATTTTTAAGTGCAAAATAACAGTTTGACAAGAACTTGCATCGTCTCCATCAATTGATCCAGCGGCGCTCTGCTTACCGATAATCGAAGCGCGTTTTCCTGTGGCGTATCTCCGTGAACGGCGTTTAACCTTAACGAATCGAAGCCGAAACTGCCGCCTGAGACCAGCTGCAATCCGGGCGGTGCCAATCTCACGCATGTATCGATTCGCTCCTGATACGCCTGCTCGGGTAGATTGCCGTCCAACTGGATATAAAAAACGGAACCGATCCAAGGCTTCCCTTCAAGCATAAATTCGTCGCAGGGATTAACGGATAGGAAAAATTGCCGGATATGGCCATAGGTCTTCAAACACGACAAGAACGCACGCATCCAGTCTGCATTTCGGTTTAATCGATCGAGACGCGCAGAGACCGTAGCCAGATCCGGCACCGGCAGCTGACGAATGTCCAGCGGGCTCGCGCCGGCGTCCAAAATAGAAAGCAGTTCAATCCAACGCTCATGGAATGACGCCTCACGCATCGCTTGTCCGCTGACGACCAAATATCCGACGTTTGCCAGATCAAAGCCATATTGCAAATATTTGATCCCGCTCTCCACGCTTATGAGAACGATATGGGAAGGCAGGCTTTCTGCGTAACGTTCGAACATACGGTTCGAAATGCCGGTAAGCGTCCGATCCACAATGACGAAAAGCAACCGATCCTCGTACGGCCGATGACGCTGCAAGCAATCGAACAATTTGCTCAGGCTGACAGGCTGCCTGACGGGCCAGCATTGACCGGGGTCGACGATCAGGCATCCGATCGGCTGAGAAGACTCAAGCAGGTTGTAGATTATTTCCGGGGCTGCTTCCTTTATGTCGTCTACCAATGTCCGGGCTAGCTCGACGCCTTCGCCATAAAAGCCCGACTGAACGATGCACGGCAAACGATTGCCTGAGGAGGACATGTACGCGACGATAGCCAGCTCCAGCGCTTTCATTCCGGATGTCGTCAAATAAAGCGAGGTTCGGGTTCGCAGTTTGTCTGGTATGTAATAAAAGGCTTGCAGCGCCGCATCTTCATAATCCTTTACCGCTTCGCTGCCGTAACAGCGCTGGTAGGTCCCTTCCTCCTCTTGGGCGAATCCGGCTTCGTCGGTTAACGATTGCCGCTCGCCATGAAGCTGTTTGCCGGGCGTCTGCCAATCGCTGCCCGATACGATGCCGCCAAGCTGTTTATACAGCTTGCGGATCTCGTATTTTAGCGTCAAGTATGCGTGCCAGGTGCATAAAGCAGGATCTTCGATGAACGACGACGCTTTACGATCAAGCGCCTCCAACTGGCGTGCGAACGCTGCGGCAAGTTCCAGCTCGAACGGAGCATCTGGATAGATCGCTTTATAAAACCCCAGTTCACGCCGAATGCCCTCCAGCAGCCATCGTAGTTCTTTCGCATCCACTATGCGGTCTTTGATGCCGATAGCGGCAAGTGCTGCCGTGTCCGCCGTCTTAAAAGGTTGTCCATCCGCAACTCGACGCCAGTCCCACGTTTGCGGATCTAGAGCTGCTGCTTCCGTTGGCTGAGTTTTAATCGGCACGCTCTGTCCCCCTCAAAGAATGTAAGCGCATGATGGCCTTTTTACCCCTTATCCATGATGAGCAAACGCCAATTAGAGGTCCTGACGGACCTCTCGCGAACTTGACGATTTCATGCCTTCGCTGTCTTTGCAGCTTCATCTTCCTTGGGACGTATCAGGAACATGGTCAGCAATGAAGCCGCGAACGCGCATACCACCATGACCCAAAAAAAACCCGAAACGGACTGCTGCATAAGAAGGGAAGCGACCGGCGGACCAGCGGCTACACCGACGAATCGCATGCTGCTATAAAAGGAGCTGATCGAACCGCGCTGCTCTTTTTCGATTCCTTCGGTCACAAACGCATCCAGACACGGCAAAGCCGCTCCGATGCCAAGTCCAGCCGCACTTAGCAACGAAATTTGTCCGACCGTTACGTCCCAGATCAAACAACCAGCAACGGATAAAGCCGTAATGAAAAAGCCTAAGGTTACGGTCCACTTCATCAATTTTTTGCGTCGTCCGATCCATTTGCCCGCGGCAAACGATGCCGCACACAGTACGGCAAGCGGAATAGCCAGCACCAGGCCCTTCAGGATGCCTTTCATATGGTGCTCTTTTTCGAGCGTCTCGGACAAGTAAAATAAAAGGCCGAACAAAATGAACATGGTGAAGCAAATGACGATAAACAGGGCTGTCAGCCAGCGCGCTTTTTCTTTATACAATTTCCAGACGGTACCGATAAACACTTTGGGACTCGGCGGTTTCTCTTTTTTATCCGTTTTCGGGGGCCGCACGAGCCACAAGACCAGCACGATGGAGACGGCGCATAGCACTGGAATCGACCAGAAGGGCGTCCTCCACGCGATAAGCGCGAGCGCCGATCCCAGGATCGGACTTAAAACTTTGCCAAAGGTGTTAAACGTTTCTATCAATCCAAGTCCGGTGCTGACCTGTTCCTCGTCCTTGAACATGTCTCCGACGAGCGGCAGCACGATGGGCATGGCGCCGGCTGCGCCAATGCCTTGAATCGCGCGACCGGCGAGCAGCAGACCGTAGCTGTTCATTCCCGCCGCCCATATGCATACGCCCCCTCCTGCAGCCGCCAGGACGAGACTGGGAATAATGATCCTTTTGCGTCCGACACGATCGGACAAATAACCAGCGACCGGAATAAGAATAATGGCCATGATGGAATAAACGGTGATGACCAGGCTCGACTGTAACGCAGATATGCCTAGCGCCCGTTCTATCGCCGGGAGAACGGGGATCAGCATCGAATTCCCCAACGTCATGATGAGTGGGATCGAGGATAGCGCAAGAAGTGCCGCAGTTTGTTTGTGATTTTGAGACTGCTTCATTTCGGCAACCTTCTCCTCATCGTCGATTGTCGTCAAACCGTACTTAAGGAATTTGTCCTGCCATACTGTTTGCATCTCACGTTCATTCCATACATGACGACGATCAAAGCAGCCTCCATTCGCAAATCAGACAAAGTTTATTCCCCTGCATCTCCGCGTTTAAAGTCCCCCCCATCCTGCTCATCAGGCCGCGAGCAATGGATAGGCCAAGACCTGACGTAGACCCGGAACGTGACGCATCCGCCATATAAAAACGGTTGAACAGCAGCTCCGTGTC from the Cohnella hashimotonis genome contains:
- a CDS encoding IS1595 family transposase, yielding MSASKNLCEHTPSFSEEDCEIALFRAKWPDGFRCPRCGGFDFYRIVSRGRRLFECSSCSHQTSLTSGTILQGTRTPLVKWFHAMHLMHSGISAVLLAELIQVTYKTAWLINHKLRFAIQVHDEGRPLAGNLQLLGDFYARPVTNRPADPLEYREEPVVAGASIDAESGELAEVKIKRMSAKAFNRRTFEVDSFGSFLWRHTTEDRTGSRHIEIVKASGREGVSELGAVWRGAIGWLARTFGGIGPKHLQAYLDEYCFRVNVRAEGFNALLTLCSRTRTITQRELVRKRFGVHAIRWTGRTYLVKLSRSLCIS
- a CDS encoding MFS transporter — translated: MKQSQNHKQTAALLALSSIPLIMTLGNSMLIPVLPAIERALGISALQSSLVITVYSIMAIILIPVAGYLSDRVGRKRIIIPSLVLAAAGGGVCIWAAGMNSYGLLLAGRAIQGIGAAGAMPIVLPLVGDMFKDEEQVSTGLGLIETFNTFGKVLSPILGSALALIAWRTPFWSIPVLCAVSIVLVLWLVRPPKTDKKEKPPSPKVFIGTVWKLYKEKARWLTALFIVICFTMFILFGLLFYLSETLEKEHHMKGILKGLVLAIPLAVLCAASFAAGKWIGRRKKLMKWTVTLGFFITALSVAGCLIWDVTVGQISLLSAAGLGIGAALPCLDAFVTEGIEKEQRGSISSFYSSMRFVGVAAGPPVASLLMQQSVSGFFWVMVVCAFAASLLTMFLIRPKEDEAAKTAKA
- a CDS encoding YebC/PmpR family DNA-binding transcriptional regulator, with translation MGRKWNNIKEKKASKDANTSRVYAKFGVEIYVAAKKGEPDPEANRALKVVLERAKTYNVPRAIIDRALDKAKGSSEESYSELRYEGFGPSGSMVIVDALTNNVNRTASAVRAAFSKNGGNMGVNGSVAYMFDASAVIGVNGKTADEVIDLMLEADVDVRDVVEEDDTVIVYADPEQFHAVQEAFKHAGISEFAVAELSMIPQNYVTLADDAQAQFEKMLDAIEDLEDVQQVYHNVDTEE